CACGCGCTTGCCCCGTGGGTCGCCTATCTGATCGTGCCGGTGTTCGGATTTGCCAATGCGGGCGTCAGCCTGGCGGGGATGTCGCCGGCGATCCTGATCGCGCCGTTGCCGCTCGGCATCGCGGCGGGGCTGTTCCTGGGCAAGCAGGTCGGGATTTTCGGGAGCGTGTGGCTGGCGGCGAAGCTGCGCTTTGCCTCACCGCCGGGCGGGGCGACCTGGCTGCAAATCTATGCCGTGGCGATGCTGTGCGGCATCGGCTTCACGATGAGCCTGTTCATCGGCGGGCTGGCGTTCCCCGGCAACGAGGAGCTGGTCGACGAGGTGAAGATCGGCGTGCTGGCGGGGTCGATCCTGTCGGCAATCGTCGGTTACACGATCCTGCGGGTCGCCCCGCGCTGGCGCAATGACCGGGCCGACGATGCCGATGCCGACCGCGACATACGCGCAGCCAGCTGATGCGCTGTTTCTACGACCCGGGCCAGCTCGCCCATGCGCCGGCGATGGAGCTGCATAACGGCGCGTTCGTGCCCTATGCCGAGAAGCCCGAGCGCGCCGCCGCGATTGCCGCGACCTTGGGCGCGACCGAGCTGCCCGAGGATCGCGGCGAGGGCCCGATCCGCGCGGTGCATGATGCGGGCTATATCGACTTTCTGAAGACCGCCCCGGCGCGCTGGGCCGAGGCGGGGCGGCCGGGGGACGTGATCGGCTATATCTGGCCGACGGTGCGCAAGCGCGCGCTGAAGCTCGATCGGATCGACGCGCTGGCGGGGCAGTACAGCATCGACGCGTCGACCCCGCTGACCGCGCAGACCTGGGACGCGAGCTATCGCAGCGTGCAGTGCGCGCTGGCGGCGACGCATGCGGTGCTGGCGGGCGAGCGGACCGCGTTCGCGCTGTCGCGGCCGCCGGGGCATCATGCCGGGGCGGATTATCTGGGCGGCTATTGCTACCTCAACCATGTCGCGGTCGCGGCGCAGGCGGCGCGCGATGCGGGGGTGCAGCGGGTCGCGATCCTCGACATCGACTATCATCACGGCAACGGGACGCAGGATATTTTCTGGGAGCGCGGCGATGTCGTGTTCGCGTCGATCCATGCCGACCCGGCAACTGACTTCCCATTTTACTGGGGGCATGCCGACGAAGTGGGTGAGGGTGCGGGCGAAGGCGCGACGCTGAACCTGCCGCTGCCGCGGGGCACAAAAATCGATGCGTTTCGGCGGGCGCAGGAGCGGGCGCTGGCGATGATCGCGGCGTCGGGGGCGGAACTGCTGCTGGTCAGTTTCGGCGCGGACACATTTGTCGGCGATCCGATTTCGGCCTTTGCGCTGGAGACGGCGGATTATGCGGTGCTGGGGCGCGACATTGCCGCAGCGGGACTTCCGACGGGAATAGTGATGGAAGGCGGCTATGCGATCGACGCGCTCGGGGCGAATGTCGCGAGCTTTTTGAGCGGGTTCTAAGGCGCGCGAATTTTTTCGCGGCGCGTGGAACCAATCGTGGCGGGCGGGCGTTGTTGTCTGGCTTGATCGAGAGAAAGAGCATTTAGACGACCCGAACCCATGTGGAACGGATCGTCCAGGGAGCCCCGCCGCAGCGATGCGACGGGGCTTACTTGTTTTTAGAGCTTAAAGCAGTGGTCGCGGTGCCACTTTAGGAACTGCGGATGGGGATGTTCTGAAGCGCGCTGCGGCGCAATAGCGCGTCCGCTTCGGTTCAGAAGACCTTCGATACTCTGGCGATCATTGACGTGGCGCGACACGAGAATTGTCAGGTCGTCGGCGAGCGACACCAAACCCCTGTCAAACATCCAA
The genomic region above belongs to Sphingomonas sp. J315 and contains:
- a CDS encoding histone deacetylase family protein — protein: MRCFYDPGQLAHAPAMELHNGAFVPYAEKPERAAAIAATLGATELPEDRGEGPIRAVHDAGYIDFLKTAPARWAEAGRPGDVIGYIWPTVRKRALKLDRIDALAGQYSIDASTPLTAQTWDASYRSVQCALAATHAVLAGERTAFALSRPPGHHAGADYLGGYCYLNHVAVAAQAARDAGVQRVAILDIDYHHGNGTQDIFWERGDVVFASIHADPATDFPFYWGHADEVGEGAGEGATLNLPLPRGTKIDAFRRAQERALAMIAASGAELLLVSFGADTFVGDPISAFALETADYAVLGRDIAAAGLPTGIVMEGGYAIDALGANVASFLSGF